Proteins co-encoded in one Bacillus infantis NRRL B-14911 genomic window:
- a CDS encoding carbohydrate ABC transporter permease: protein MDAKTELAPIKADAVTKRTSKRKARLRSILIYAAFTGPAILFFVLIQVIPFLMGLYYSFTSWNGVSSAVEWVGLQNYIKIFKDDPNFFQSFLFTTKFMLASVVISNLIGFGLALLLNAALKTRNILRTVFFIPNVIGGLLLGFIWQFIFVKAFASIGNLTGLAFFKLAWLGDETTAFWGIVIVFAWQVSGYMMVIYIAALQGVDHSLLEAARIDGASNWTLLTRIIIPLIIPAFTICFFLTISMAFKIFDLNLSLTNGGPFNSTQSVAINIYQEAFQNNRYGLGTAKSILFFLIVAVFTSVQVIMTKRKEVEA from the coding sequence TTGGATGCAAAAACAGAGTTGGCTCCCATAAAGGCGGACGCTGTAACAAAGAGAACAAGCAAAAGAAAAGCACGTCTTCGAAGTATATTAATTTATGCGGCTTTTACCGGACCGGCCATTTTATTCTTTGTCCTTATTCAGGTGATACCATTCCTTATGGGTTTATATTATTCCTTTACCTCATGGAATGGTGTAAGCTCAGCTGTCGAATGGGTCGGGCTGCAAAACTATATCAAAATTTTCAAGGATGATCCGAACTTTTTCCAATCTTTCTTGTTTACAACCAAGTTCATGCTGGCCTCAGTAGTTATCAGCAATTTAATTGGATTTGGACTTGCCCTGCTACTTAACGCGGCCTTGAAGACACGGAATATTCTCAGAACCGTCTTCTTTATACCGAATGTAATTGGAGGACTGCTGCTTGGGTTCATCTGGCAGTTTATCTTTGTCAAAGCGTTTGCTTCCATCGGAAATTTGACTGGCCTGGCGTTTTTCAAGCTTGCCTGGCTGGGGGATGAGACTACAGCATTTTGGGGAATTGTCATTGTGTTTGCATGGCAGGTGAGCGGCTATATGATGGTGATTTATATCGCAGCCCTGCAGGGAGTGGACCATTCCCTTCTTGAGGCGGCAAGGATTGACGGGGCTTCAAACTGGACGCTTCTTACCCGCATCATTATACCGCTGATCATTCCGGCTTTCACTATTTGTTTCTTTTTGACTATATCAATGGCCTTTAAGATCTTTGATTTAAATCTTTCTCTTACAAATGGGGGACCGTTTAATTCAACACAGTCTGTAGCCATCAACATTTATCAGGAGGCTTTCCAAAATAACCGCTATGGTCTCGGGACGGCCAAATCGATTCTTTTCTTTCTGATTGTCGCCGTGTTTACATCGGTTCAGGTAATTATGACGAAAAGGAAGGAGGTTGAAGCCTGA
- a CDS encoding carbohydrate ABC transporter permease — MNRKYTGRTFLLEIIGIILGLIFLIPFYFVAVNSVKSFAEILLDAAAFPKEVLFANYSKVWEIINFPRAFWNSLIITVLSNIGLVIISSMAAWKMVRTPGRFSKILFILFVSAMVIPFQTVMIPLMKLGGALNMTNSIPGLIMMYFGFGVPLSLFLYHGFVKTVPREIEESALIDGCSQFGVFWRIVFPLLKPITVTVVILNTLWIWNDFLLPLLVLQDAELRTIPLATSSFFAQYTKQWDMGLAALVLGITPVIIFFLFLQKHIIKGIASGSIK, encoded by the coding sequence ATGAATCGCAAGTATACAGGAAGGACGTTTCTGCTGGAGATAATCGGCATCATTCTTGGGCTGATTTTTCTGATCCCCTTCTATTTTGTGGCGGTTAATTCAGTCAAAAGCTTTGCTGAAATCTTATTGGATGCAGCTGCTTTTCCAAAGGAAGTGTTATTTGCTAATTATTCGAAGGTTTGGGAAATCATTAATTTTCCAAGGGCATTCTGGAATTCACTGATCATTACTGTGCTCAGCAATATTGGCCTGGTAATCATCAGTTCAATGGCTGCATGGAAAATGGTGAGGACTCCCGGGCGCTTCAGCAAGATTCTGTTTATCCTTTTTGTCTCAGCAATGGTCATTCCCTTTCAGACGGTTATGATCCCGCTTATGAAGCTCGGAGGCGCCCTGAATATGACGAACAGCATTCCCGGACTGATTATGATGTATTTCGGGTTTGGCGTTCCTCTTTCCCTGTTCCTTTACCATGGATTTGTCAAAACGGTTCCAAGGGAGATAGAAGAGTCGGCGCTGATTGATGGGTGCAGCCAGTTCGGGGTTTTTTGGAGGATCGTTTTCCCGCTTTTAAAGCCGATTACAGTGACGGTTGTCATCCTTAATACCTTATGGATCTGGAACGATTTCCTTCTTCCGCTCCTGGTGCTGCAGGATGCCGAGCTGAGAACAATCCCGCTCGCCACCAGCTCCTTCTTTGCCCAATATACAAAACAGTGGGATATGGGCCTGGCAGCGCTTGTACTTGGCATTACGCCGGTCATCATCTTCTTCCTGTTCCTGCAGAAGCATATTATTAAAGGCATAGCATCAGGCTCCATCAAATAG
- a CDS encoding ABC transporter substrate-binding protein gives MKRLLLICLSLLFTFGILAGCSSGSTSGTDDKEGTKDTGEETVTLNLFQFKVEIADQLQEMITEFEAEHPNIKVKLETVGGGADYGAALKAKFASGEQPDIFNNGGFKELELWKEHLADLSNEPWVEHLLPIGKVPMTDTDGKLYGMPVNLEGYGFVYNKDLFEKAGIKEPPANITELKDAAEKLKDSGTTPFSAGYGEWWVIGQHLLNIPFAQQEDPIAFIEGLYDGTEKFTDNEQFKQFKEVLDTEINFGNDNPLTTDYNTQVTQFAAGQTAMLQQGNWTENMIYEVNPDMNMGFLPIPISDDKNADRLPVGVPNNWVLNKNSEHLDEAKLFLEWMVSSDTGKRYLTEEFAFIPAFDNIEASGLGDLGQSILEYSKEEKTIPWTWFRWPDGANKEFAASIQEYAAGKIDYDTLLERFQKTWDNLK, from the coding sequence ATGAAACGCTTATTGCTTATTTGCCTGTCCCTGCTTTTCACATTCGGGATTTTGGCCGGCTGTTCGTCAGGAAGCACTTCTGGAACTGATGATAAAGAGGGGACAAAGGATACCGGGGAAGAGACGGTTACTCTCAACCTGTTCCAATTTAAAGTTGAAATTGCCGACCAGCTTCAGGAGATGATCACTGAGTTCGAAGCCGAGCATCCCAATATCAAAGTAAAGCTGGAAACTGTTGGCGGCGGTGCCGATTACGGTGCTGCGCTGAAAGCGAAATTTGCTTCTGGCGAACAGCCGGATATTTTCAACAATGGCGGCTTTAAAGAACTGGAACTGTGGAAGGAGCATCTGGCCGACCTATCCAATGAGCCATGGGTTGAGCATCTTCTCCCGATCGGCAAAGTGCCGATGACAGATACAGACGGCAAGCTTTATGGCATGCCGGTCAACCTTGAAGGATACGGATTTGTCTATAATAAAGATTTGTTTGAGAAAGCAGGCATTAAGGAGCCTCCGGCCAATATTACAGAGCTCAAGGATGCTGCTGAGAAACTGAAGGACAGCGGCACTACACCTTTCTCAGCCGGATATGGGGAATGGTGGGTCATCGGGCAGCACTTGCTGAATATCCCTTTTGCCCAACAGGAAGATCCTATTGCCTTTATTGAAGGACTTTATGATGGTACAGAGAAGTTTACAGATAATGAGCAATTCAAGCAGTTTAAAGAAGTGCTTGATACAGAAATCAATTTTGGAAATGATAATCCATTGACCACTGACTATAACACGCAGGTCACCCAATTTGCCGCAGGCCAGACTGCCATGCTGCAGCAGGGGAACTGGACTGAAAATATGATCTATGAGGTTAATCCTGATATGAATATGGGCTTTTTGCCGATTCCGATCTCAGATGACAAAAATGCTGACCGCCTCCCTGTTGGGGTCCCGAATAACTGGGTTCTGAATAAGAATTCCGAGCACCTGGATGAAGCTAAATTGTTCCTGGAATGGATGGTATCTTCTGATACAGGTAAACGCTATTTAACCGAGGAATTTGCTTTCATCCCTGCTTTTGACAATATTGAGGCATCAGGTCTTGGCGATCTTGGCCAGTCAATCCTTGAGTACTCCAAAGAAGAGAAAACAATTCCGTGGACATGGTTCAGATGGCCGGATGGAGCGAACAAGGAATTCGCCGCTAGCATCCAGGAATATGCTGCAGGTAAAATTGATTATGATACTCTGCTAGAGAGGTTCCAGAAAACCTGGGATAACTTAAAGTAA